The nucleotide window CCCCGCCGCGCCGCCCGCGCCGCCGCCCCCGGGCGGCCCCCCCCTCCTAGTGGGGGAGTTTGGGTTTTCGCGCCGGTCAACACCCAAGCGCCCCCACGAATCTGTGGTGATCAGTCGGCGAGGACGGGGATGGGCTCGGCGTCGGCGAGGGCGGAGGCGGCCGACTCCGGCGCGGCGGCGCGGGCCGCTGCCCGGCGGCCCGGCAGAGCCAGCGAGATCAGGGCCGCGGCGCCGAGCACCCCGGCGCCGACCCAGACGGCCGGGATGGCCGCATCCACGTATCCGGTCGGCGTGAGCGTCCCGCCCGCGCCGGTGAACACCGCGGTGAGGACGGCGACGCCGAGCGCGACCCCGACCTCCCGGAGCGTCGAGTTCGTGCCGGACGCCTTGGCGTGGTCGGCCGGCCGCATGTTCGCGAGGACGGCCGTCGAGCTGGGCGCGAAGACGAGGCCCATGCCGATGCCGGCCAGGAGGAACGGGGGCCACATCTCCGAGTAGGGCAGCGTCGCCGACAGCGTCAGCGCGATCCAGCCCATCGACACGGCGAGAAGGGTCAGGCCGACGACCACCGGGAGGCGCGTCCCGGTCCGCGACGACAGCAGGCCGGTGAGCGGAGCGACGACCATCGGGGCGAGCGTCCACGGCATGGTCATCACGCCCGCCTCGAGCGGAGTGTGGCCCTGCACGACCTGGAGGAACTGGATGAGGATGAAGATCGCCCCGAAGATGCCGAAGCTGAACGTCACACCGACGAGGTTCGCCACCGTGAAGCTGCGGTCGCGGAACAGCCGGAGCGGCAGCAGCGGCGCCGACGTGCGCGACTCCCAGAAGACGAAGGCCACGAGCAGGGCCGCACCGGCGATCAGGGGGATCAGGACTTCGGCGCTGCCCCATCCCGCGTCGTTGCCGCGCACGATCGCCCAGACGACCCCGAGCACACCGGGTGCGGCGAGCAGCAGGCCGACGACATCGGCGCGGACGCGTGCTCCGAAGCTGTTCGGCAGGGCGAGGAGCACCAGCGGGACGGCGATGACGCCGAGCGGGACGTTCAGCCAGAAGATGGCCTGCCAGTTCCATCCCTCGACCACGGCGCCGCCGATGAGCGGGCCGAGCGCGACGCCGAGGCCGGAGATACCGCCCCAGATGCCGATGGCGGCGGGCCGCAGGCGCTCGCTCACGCTTCCGGCGAGCAGGGTCAGCGATAGGGGCAGGAGGGCCGCGGCGCCGGCGCCCTGGAGCGCACGGGCGCCGATGAGCTGCCACGGCTCGGTCGAGAGGGCCGCGGCCGCGCTTGCGAGCGTGAAGATCGCGATGCCGCCGAGGAAGACGGAGCGGCGGCCGAGCCGGTCGCCGAGGCCGACGGCCATCAGCATGAGCGTCGCGAAGGTGAGGGTGTACGCGTTGACCACCCACTGGAGCTCTTCGATGGAGGCGCTGAGGTCCTTGGCGATGACGGGCAGCGCGCTGGTGACGACGAGGTTGTCGAGGGTGGCCATGAACATCGGCAGCGAGGCGGCGACGATCGCCAGCCAGATCGGGATGCGCCGCGAGCGGGCGGTCGTGCTGCCGGCGTCGCGGGTGAGGGGAGCGGACATGCACGCCTCCAAGAAGTGTGGTGGATCGGGAAATGTGGTTATCGGATGATTACAAGAGCTGACACTAGTAATCGGCTGATAACCTGTCAAGCGTGACAGACAAAATCAGCGAGAGGATCCCCTCGGCCGAGCGCCGCGAGCAGATCCTCGAAGCCGCCAGCCGGGTGTTCGGCGAACGCGGCTACTTCGGCGCGACGACGGATCAGATCGCCAAGGCTGCGGGGATCAGCCAGCCCTACGTCGTGCGGATGTTCGGCGGCAAGGAGAACCTGTTCGTCGGCGTGCTGTCGCGGTCGCTCGACCGCCTGCTGGTCGCCTTCACCCGCACGCTGGAGGAGTGGAAGGCTGACGGTTCGCCCGCCGCCCCGACCGTCCCTTCTGTCACCGACGGCACGCCGGTCGCCGGCGCGCAGGGCGCACACGGCGAAATCGGCCGTCGCCTGGGCCTCGCGTACGTGAACCTGATCGAGGACCGCGGTCTGCTGCTGTCGCTCATGCAGGCGTTCAGCATGGGGCAGGACCCGACGATCGGCGCGAAGGCGCGCGACGGATTCCTCGCCATCTACCGGCTCCTGCGCGACGAGGCGGGCTTCGCGCCAGAGGAGGTGCGGTCGTTCCTCGCCGAGGGGATGCTGCTGAACACGCTCCTGGGGCTGCGGCTGCCCGATGAGTACGGCCGGGACGAGGCTGCGACGGAGCTGCTGGAGTGCACGTTCCGGACCAAGCTGGCGCTGGTGCTGGATGTCGCGGCCGAGAGCGGCGGGGGCGTCGCCGGGTCCGCCACGGCGAAGGCGCAGGGCGCATGACCGGCAGCGGTCTCATCCTCGTCGACAAGCCGGCGGGCATGACGAGCCACGACGTCGTCTCCCGGGTTCGGCGCGCCGCGGGAACCCGGAAGGTCGGCCACGCCGGGACGCTGGATCCGATGGCGACCGGGCTCCTCATCCTCGGCATCAACTCGTCCACGCGCTTGCTGACCTACATCGTCGGCGCCGACAAGGAGTACCTCGCGACCATCCGGCTGGGGGCGTCGTCGACGACCGACGACGCCGAGGGCGAGCTGGGGGAGCAGGCGCCGCAGGCCGCGCTCGACGCGGTGACCCCCGAGGCGATCGCCGCGGGCATCGCCGAGCTGACGGGCGAGATCGAGCAGATCCCCTCGTCCGTCAGCGCGATCAAGGTCGACGGCAAGCGCGCGTACGCCCGCGTGCGTGCGGGCGAAGCGGTCGAGCTGAAGCCTCGCGCGGTCACCGTCGCGGAGTTCGAGCTCATCGCCAGCCGCCGCGTCGCGGGCGCGATCGACCTGGACGTACGGGTCGTCTGCTCGTCGGGGACGTACATCCGCTCGCTCGCCCGTGACCTCGGCGCTGGCCTCGGCGTCGGCGGTCACCTGACGGCGCTGCGTC belongs to Leifsonia sp. 1010 and includes:
- a CDS encoding TetR/AcrR family transcriptional regulator, whose protein sequence is MTDKISERIPSAERREQILEAASRVFGERGYFGATTDQIAKAAGISQPYVVRMFGGKENLFVGVLSRSLDRLLVAFTRTLEEWKADGSPAAPTVPSVTDGTPVAGAQGAHGEIGRRLGLAYVNLIEDRGLLLSLMQAFSMGQDPTIGAKARDGFLAIYRLLRDEAGFAPEEVRSFLAEGMLLNTLLGLRLPDEYGRDEAATELLECTFRTKLALVLDVAAESGGGVAGSATAKAQGA
- a CDS encoding DHA2 family efflux MFS transporter permease subunit; the encoded protein is MSAPLTRDAGSTTARSRRIPIWLAIVAASLPMFMATLDNLVVTSALPVIAKDLSASIEELQWVVNAYTLTFATLMLMAVGLGDRLGRRSVFLGGIAIFTLASAAAALSTEPWQLIGARALQGAGAAALLPLSLTLLAGSVSERLRPAAIGIWGGISGLGVALGPLIGGAVVEGWNWQAIFWLNVPLGVIAVPLVLLALPNSFGARVRADVVGLLLAAPGVLGVVWAIVRGNDAGWGSAEVLIPLIAGAALLVAFVFWESRTSAPLLPLRLFRDRSFTVANLVGVTFSFGIFGAIFILIQFLQVVQGHTPLEAGVMTMPWTLAPMVVAPLTGLLSSRTGTRLPVVVGLTLLAVSMGWIALTLSATLPYSEMWPPFLLAGIGMGLVFAPSSTAVLANMRPADHAKASGTNSTLREVGVALGVAVLTAVFTGAGGTLTPTGYVDAAIPAVWVGAGVLGAAALISLALPGRRAAARAAAPESAASALADAEPIPVLAD
- the truB gene encoding tRNA pseudouridine(55) synthase TruB, whose protein sequence is MTGSGLILVDKPAGMTSHDVVSRVRRAAGTRKVGHAGTLDPMATGLLILGINSSTRLLTYIVGADKEYLATIRLGASSTTDDAEGELGEQAPQAALDAVTPEAIAAGIAELTGEIEQIPSSVSAIKVDGKRAYARVRAGEAVELKPRAVTVAEFELIASRRVAGAIDLDVRVVCSSGTYIRSLARDLGAGLGVGGHLTALRRTRVGAYDVRDAHDLATLDADAALIPAVDAAVRLFERLDLTEQQAIDLTHGRRIHIADREGAGGVPVAAVAPNGALVGLIEFRGKEARTLVNFPTDEAVGPA